A genomic window from Gossypium hirsutum isolate 1008001.06 chromosome D12, Gossypium_hirsutum_v2.1, whole genome shotgun sequence includes:
- the LOC107939585 gene encoding GDSL esterase/lipase At2g23540 has product MASVKPWSLVLVVFCIMSLSYFVNGAGSNEGLGASFIFGDSLVDAGNNNYLQTLSRANIPPNGIDFKASGGQPTGRYTNGRTIGDIVGEELGVPSYAVPYLAPNSTGKAILYGVNYASGGGGIMNATGRIFVNRLGLDIQIDYFNNTRKQFDKLLGLSKAKDYISKRSIFSITIGANDFLNNYLLPVLSVGARISESPDAFIDDMINHLRNQLTRLYQLDARKFVIGNVGPIGCIPYQKTLNQLNENECVDLANKLAMQYNRRLKELLSELNGKLQGAIFVHANVYDLVMELITNYTKYGFTTASKACCGNGGQFAGIIPCGPTSSLCKDREKHVFWDPYHPSEAANVIIARQLLSGSTKYISPVNLKQLRNL; this is encoded by the exons CATCTTTGGCGATTCTTTGGTGGATGCTGGTAATAATAACTATTTGCAAACTTTGTCCAGAGCAAATATTCCCCCAAATGGGATTGATTTTAAAGCCTCGGGTGGCCAACCTACTGGCCGCTACACCAATGGTAGAACCATTGGCGACATTGTTG GAGAAGAATTGGGAGTACCAAGTTATGCAGTCCCATATCTTGCTCCAAATTCTACAGGGAAAGCTATATTATATGGTGTAAATTATGCATCAGGAGGAGGGGGGATTATGAATGCTACTGGAAGAATATtt GTTAATAGGCTAGGATTGGATATCCAAATCGACTACTTCAACAATACAAGAAAACAGTTTGACAAATTATTGGGTCTATCCAAGGCCAAAGATTATATTTCTAAGAGATCCATCTTCTCAATTACAATTGGAGCCAATGATTTTCTCAATAATTACCTTCTCCCTGTTCTTTCTGTTGGGGCAAGGATTTCCGAAAGCCCCGATGCTTTCATCGACGACATGATCAATCACTTAAGGAACCAATTAACG AGACTATACCAGCTTGATGCACGGAAGTTCGTGATCGGGAACGTCGGTCCGATCGGTTGCATACCCTATCAGAAAACCCTTAatcaattgaatgaaaatgaatgtGTTGATTTGGCAAATAAGCTAGCAATGCAATACAACAGGCGGTTAAAGGAATTGCTGAGTGAACTGAATGGAAAGCTCCAAGGAGCCATATTTGTTCATGCCAATGTGTATGACCTAGTGATGGAGCTCATAACAAATTATACAAAATACG GTTTCACAACAGCAAGCAAGGCTTGTTGTGGAAATGGAGGCCAATTTGCAGGGATAATTCCATGCGGACCAACATCAAGCTTGTGTAAGGATAGAGAGAAGCATGTGTTCTGGGATCCTTACCATCCAAGTGAAGCTGCCAATGTTATAATAGCTAGGCAACTTCTGAGCGGAAGTACCAAGTATATTTCACCAGTGAATCTTAAACAGCTTCGTAATCTCTAG